A stretch of the Arachis stenosperma cultivar V10309 chromosome 6, arast.V10309.gnm1.PFL2, whole genome shotgun sequence genome encodes the following:
- the LOC130935346 gene encoding protein NRT1/ PTR FAMILY 3.1-like isoform X1 — MEIEKNVTKGNGESVAEEERNKNMKRKQCRQGGIRTLPFILANEVCDRFAVAGFSGNLISYLTQVMNMPLVAASNTLTNFAGTSSFTPLLGAIIAESFAGRFWTITIASLIYELGMISMTLSAILPHFRPPPCPKQVNCQEATSSQLWILYMSLLLTSLGSGGIRPCVVPFSGDQFDMSKKGVESRKWNLFNWYFFSMGFASLSALTVVVYIQDNMGWGWGLGIPTIAMMISVVAFVVGFPLYKHVKPEGSPLIRLAQVVVAAIKKRKQPLPSDAKLLYQNKELDASISTEGTLLHSDQFKWLDKAAIVTEEDSRDPNAEPKLWKLATVHRVEELKSIIRMLPIWAAGILQVTASSHLHSFVIQQARSMDRHLSPSFQISPASMSIFSVLTMMVGVILYERLFVPFARRFTKNPAGITCLQRMGVGFVINIVATIIAAFVEIKRKSAAAKYHLLDDPKATIPISVFWLVPQYVIHGVAEIFSSVGHLEFLYDQSPESMRSSATALYSITSAIGNYIGTLLVSLVHAYTGKERNWLPDRNLNRGRLENYYFLVCGIQVVNLIYYSICAWFYTYKPVEQESTSEMNKEYHDLELAKENVSSVVVTDGREENGDL; from the exons ATGGAGATAGAGAAGAATGTTACAAAGGGCAATGGAGAAAGCgttgcagaagaagaaagaaacaaaaatatgaAGAGGAAGCAGTGCCGTCAAGGAGGCATAAGAACTTTACCTTTCATCCTTG CAAATGAAGTGTGTGATAGATTTGCGGTGGCTGGATTCTCTGGCAACTTGATAAGTTACCTGACACAAGTGATGAACATGCCATTGGTAGCAGCCTCCAACACACTCACAAACTTTGCTGGAACATCAAGCTTCACTCCTCTCCTTGGTGCTATCATTGCTGAGTCTTTTGCTGGCCGCTTTTGGACCATTACTATTGCTTCTCTCATCTATGAACTG GGAATGATTAGCATGACATTATCAGCGATACTTCCACATTTTCGTCCACCACCATGCCCAAAACAAGTGAATTGCCAAGAAGCCACATCCTCACAGCTATGGATATTATACATGTCTCTACTCCTCACATCTCTTGGCTCAGGTGGCATTAGACCCTGTGTTGTGCCCTTTTCAGGAGACCAATTTGACATGTCCAAAAAGGGTGTGGAATCCAGAAAATGGAACCTGTTCAATTGGTATTTTTTCAGCATGGGCTTTGCTTCACTAAGTGCTTTGACAGTTGTGGTTTACATCCAAGACAACATGGGGTGGGGTTGGGGGCTTGGGATTCCAACCATTGCAATGATGATATCCGTTGTTGCATTTGTGGTTGGCTTCCCTCTCTATAAGCATGTCAAGCCAGAGGGCAGTCCTTTGATTCGTTTGGCACAAGTGGTTGTGGCTGCTATCAAGAAGAGGAAACAACCTTTGCCTTCTGATGCTAAGCTTTTGTACCAAAATAAGGAGCTTGATGCTAGCATTTCCACAGAAGGAACTCTTCTACACTCTGATCAGTTTAA ATGGTTGGACAAGGCTGCAATTGTAACAGAGGAAGATAGCAGAGACCCAAACGCAGAACCAAAGTTATGGAAACTAGCCACTGTCCACAGAGTAGAAGAGCTGAAATCAATCATCAGAATGCTTCCAATATGGGCAGCAGGAATTTTACAAGTAACAGCCTCATCACACCTCCACAGCTTCGTCATCCAACAAGCTCGATCAATGGACCGCCACCTCTCTCCCTCCTTCCAAATCTCCCCTGCCAGCATGTCCATATTCAGTGTCCTAACCATGATGGTCGGCGTCATACTCTACGAGCGCCTCTTCGTTCCCTTCGCCCGCAGGTTCACCAAGAACCCTGCAGGCATCACATGCCTGCAGAGAATGGGAGTAGGCTTCGTCATCAACATTGTGGCAACTATTATCGCCGCCTTCGTCGAAATCAAGAGGAAGTCTGCCGCAGCAAAGTACCATTTATTGGACGATCCCAAAGCCACGATTCCAATCAGTGTTTTCTGGTTGGTGCCGCAGTATGTAATTCATGGAGTAGCTGAAATTTTTTCGTCTGTTGGACATTTGGAATTCTTGTATGATCAATCGCCTGAAAGTATGAGAAGTAGTGCTACTGCTTTGTATAGCATAACTTCGGCCATTGGGAATTACATTGGAACGTTGTTGGTATCACTGGTTCATGCATACACTGGTAAAGAGAGAAATTGGTTACCTGATAGGAATCTCAATAGGGGTAGATTGGAGAATTACTACTTTCTTGTTTGTGGGATTCAAGTTGTTAATCTCATTTACTATTCCATTTGTGCTTGGTTTTATACGTACAAGCCTGTGGAGCAGGAAAGTACTAGTGAAATGAACAAGGAGTATCATGATTTGGAACTTGCCAAGGAAAATGTGTCATCTGTTGTTGTAACAGATGGTAGAGAAGAAAATGGAGATTTATAG
- the LOC130935346 gene encoding protein NRT1/ PTR FAMILY 3.1-like isoform X2: MISMTLSAILPHFRPPPCPKQVNCQEATSSQLWILYMSLLLTSLGSGGIRPCVVPFSGDQFDMSKKGVESRKWNLFNWYFFSMGFASLSALTVVVYIQDNMGWGWGLGIPTIAMMISVVAFVVGFPLYKHVKPEGSPLIRLAQVVVAAIKKRKQPLPSDAKLLYQNKELDASISTEGTLLHSDQFKWLDKAAIVTEEDSRDPNAEPKLWKLATVHRVEELKSIIRMLPIWAAGILQVTASSHLHSFVIQQARSMDRHLSPSFQISPASMSIFSVLTMMVGVILYERLFVPFARRFTKNPAGITCLQRMGVGFVINIVATIIAAFVEIKRKSAAAKYHLLDDPKATIPISVFWLVPQYVIHGVAEIFSSVGHLEFLYDQSPESMRSSATALYSITSAIGNYIGTLLVSLVHAYTGKERNWLPDRNLNRGRLENYYFLVCGIQVVNLIYYSICAWFYTYKPVEQESTSEMNKEYHDLELAKENVSSVVVTDGREENGDL; the protein is encoded by the exons ATGATTAGCATGACATTATCAGCGATACTTCCACATTTTCGTCCACCACCATGCCCAAAACAAGTGAATTGCCAAGAAGCCACATCCTCACAGCTATGGATATTATACATGTCTCTACTCCTCACATCTCTTGGCTCAGGTGGCATTAGACCCTGTGTTGTGCCCTTTTCAGGAGACCAATTTGACATGTCCAAAAAGGGTGTGGAATCCAGAAAATGGAACCTGTTCAATTGGTATTTTTTCAGCATGGGCTTTGCTTCACTAAGTGCTTTGACAGTTGTGGTTTACATCCAAGACAACATGGGGTGGGGTTGGGGGCTTGGGATTCCAACCATTGCAATGATGATATCCGTTGTTGCATTTGTGGTTGGCTTCCCTCTCTATAAGCATGTCAAGCCAGAGGGCAGTCCTTTGATTCGTTTGGCACAAGTGGTTGTGGCTGCTATCAAGAAGAGGAAACAACCTTTGCCTTCTGATGCTAAGCTTTTGTACCAAAATAAGGAGCTTGATGCTAGCATTTCCACAGAAGGAACTCTTCTACACTCTGATCAGTTTAA ATGGTTGGACAAGGCTGCAATTGTAACAGAGGAAGATAGCAGAGACCCAAACGCAGAACCAAAGTTATGGAAACTAGCCACTGTCCACAGAGTAGAAGAGCTGAAATCAATCATCAGAATGCTTCCAATATGGGCAGCAGGAATTTTACAAGTAACAGCCTCATCACACCTCCACAGCTTCGTCATCCAACAAGCTCGATCAATGGACCGCCACCTCTCTCCCTCCTTCCAAATCTCCCCTGCCAGCATGTCCATATTCAGTGTCCTAACCATGATGGTCGGCGTCATACTCTACGAGCGCCTCTTCGTTCCCTTCGCCCGCAGGTTCACCAAGAACCCTGCAGGCATCACATGCCTGCAGAGAATGGGAGTAGGCTTCGTCATCAACATTGTGGCAACTATTATCGCCGCCTTCGTCGAAATCAAGAGGAAGTCTGCCGCAGCAAAGTACCATTTATTGGACGATCCCAAAGCCACGATTCCAATCAGTGTTTTCTGGTTGGTGCCGCAGTATGTAATTCATGGAGTAGCTGAAATTTTTTCGTCTGTTGGACATTTGGAATTCTTGTATGATCAATCGCCTGAAAGTATGAGAAGTAGTGCTACTGCTTTGTATAGCATAACTTCGGCCATTGGGAATTACATTGGAACGTTGTTGGTATCACTGGTTCATGCATACACTGGTAAAGAGAGAAATTGGTTACCTGATAGGAATCTCAATAGGGGTAGATTGGAGAATTACTACTTTCTTGTTTGTGGGATTCAAGTTGTTAATCTCATTTACTATTCCATTTGTGCTTGGTTTTATACGTACAAGCCTGTGGAGCAGGAAAGTACTAGTGAAATGAACAAGGAGTATCATGATTTGGAACTTGCCAAGGAAAATGTGTCATCTGTTGTTGTAACAGATGGTAGAGAAGAAAATGGAGATTTATAG